The following proteins come from a genomic window of Streptococcus oralis:
- a CDS encoding diacylglycerol kinase family protein yields MDSQDNKRKWKNRDLVSSLEFALTGILTAFKEERNMRKHAVTALVVILAGFVFQVSRIEWLFLLMSIFLVVAFEIINSAIENVVDLASHYHFSMLAKKAKDMAAGAVLVVSLFAVVTGALIFLPRIWDILF; encoded by the coding sequence ATGGACTCACAAGACAATAAACGAAAATGGAAAAATCGTGACCTGGTATCCAGTTTAGAATTTGCCCTTACAGGAATTCTGACTGCTTTCAAGGAAGAACGCAATATGCGAAAACATGCAGTGACGGCTCTAGTAGTCATCCTTGCAGGTTTTGTTTTTCAGGTGTCACGAATCGAATGGCTCTTTCTCCTAATGAGCATTTTCTTGGTAGTAGCGTTTGAAATTATTAACTCTGCTATTGAAAATGTGGTGGATTTAGCCAGTCACTATCACTTTTCTATGTTAGCGAAGAAAGCCAAGGACATGGCGGCAGGCGCCGTGCTGGTGGTCTCTCTTTTTGCTGTAGTGACAGGTGCACTTATCTTTCTCCCACGCATTTGGGATATATTATTTTAA
- the ybeY gene encoding rRNA maturation RNase YbeY gives MYIEMVDETGQVSQEILQQTQKILEFAAQKIGKEDKEMAVTFVTNERSHELNLEYRDTDRPTDVISLEYKPELDIAFDEEDLLENPELAEMMSEFDAYIGELFISIDKAHEQAEEYGHSFEREMGFLAVHGFLHINGYDHYTPEEEAEMFGLQEEILTAYGLTRQ, from the coding sequence ATGTATATTGAAATGGTAGATGAAACTGGTCAAGTTTCACAAGAAATCTTGCAACAAACCCAAAAGATTTTGGAATTTGCAGCCCAAAAAATAGGAAAAGAAGACAAGGAGATGGCAGTTACTTTTGTGACCAACGAGCGTAGCCACGAACTCAATCTCGAGTACCGTGATACCGACCGTCCGACAGATGTCATCAGCCTTGAGTATAAACCAGAGTTGGATATTGCCTTTGATGAAGAAGATTTGCTTGAAAATCCTGAATTAGCAGAGATGATGTCTGAGTTTGATGCCTATATTGGTGAACTTTTCATCTCTATTGATAAAGCGCATGAGCAGGCCGAGGAATACGGTCACAGCTTTGAGCGTGAGATGGGCTTCTTGGCAGTACACGGCTTTTTACATATTAATGGCTATGATCACTACACTCCGGAAGAAGAAGCGGAGATGTTCGGTTTACAAGAAGAAATATTAACAGCCTATGGACTCACAAGACAATAA